In the Hordeum vulgare subsp. vulgare chromosome 7H, MorexV3_pseudomolecules_assembly, whole genome shotgun sequence genome, one interval contains:
- the LOC123409037 gene encoding plant UBX domain-containing protein 4-like — MAAGDAAHAPPAAEAQSLVESFCAVTSATPDEAAFFLEGHNWALESAVRSFYDNTEVDADGPDPAPQPLPPPPPPASADGADSEDEDYAGGGDKDEDDEDYVGGGGDDDDDEDAALAAASAAVDERRRRRPAKRQKRSHQARGGSEGASGRGTVRTLSDLGGGKGRAGSDEDEDSDDDEWAPPPELYTGGERSGMAVRDRSKRKNVADEVFKQAMRKGAKQGPARRQPSSSRSFPGASRILAGETVQPDAPQPPEEIVHDIYFWSNGFTVDDGPLRSFDDPEHASFLESIKNSECPTELALADRRSKVNVNLIRKEEKCPEPVKRPAPFQGGGRTLAAPSENSAPSDITPASAAAAAASTATTTAPKIITVDDSLPSTSLQIRFADGSRVVARFNTSHTISDVRAFIDTTRPGETSDYTLQVGFPPKPLDDVTKTIEEAGVANWVIIQRV; from the exons ATGGCCGCCGGAGATGCCGCCCacgcgccgccggccgccgaAGCGCAGTCTCTCGTGGAGTCCTTCTGCGCCGTCACCTCGGCGACCCCCGACGAGGCGGCCTTCTTCCTCGAGGGCCACAACTGGGCCCTCGAGTCCGCCGTTCGCTCCTTCTACGACAACACGGAGGTCGACGCCGATGGCCCCGATCCGGCGCCCCAGCCcctgcccccgcccccgcccccggccTCTGCCGATGGCGCGGACTCCGAGGACGAGGACTACGCGGGCGGCGGCGACAAGGATGAGGACGACGAGGACTacgtgggcggcggcggtgacgacgacgacgacgaggatgccgcCCTCGCCGCTGCGTCCGCGGCGGTGgatgagaggaggaggaggaggcccgcgaaGAGGCAGAAGAGGAGCCACCAAGCGCGGGGCGGGAGCGAGGGCGCGAGTGGGAGGGGGACTGTGAGGACCCTCTCCGATCTCGGAGGCGGCAAGGGGCGCGCGGGGTCGGACGAAGACGAGGACTCGGACGACGACGAGTGGGCGCCACCCCCTGAGTTGTACACCGGCGGCGAGAGGAG CGGAATGGCTGTTAGAGATCGATCCAAACGCAAAAATGTTGCGGATGAGGTTTTCAAGCAAGCTATGAGGAAGGGAGCTAAGCAAGGCCCAGCTCGCCGGCAACCTTCTAGTTCAAGGAGCTTTCCTGGGGCTAGCAGAATTCTAGCAGGTGAAACTGTACAACCTGACGCACCACAGCCACCAGAGGAAATTGTTCACGACATCTACTTCTGGAGCAATGGGTTCACAGTAGACGATGGTCCACTCAGAAGTTTCGACGACCCAGAGCATGCATCCTTTTTAGAG AGCATCAAGAACTCTGAATGCCCAACTGAGCTTGCGCTGGCTGATCGGAGGTCTAAGGTGAATGTAAATCTTATCCGTAAAGAAGAAAAATGTCCT GAGCCAGTCAAGCGCCCTGCTCCATTTCAAGGAGGGGGAAGAACTCTCGCGGCACCTTCTGAAAATTCTGCTCCTTCGGATATCACTCCTgcgtctgctgctgctgctgctgctagcaCTGCGACCACCACCGCGCCCAAGATTATCACAGTGGACGATTCTCTGCCGTCAACCTCTCTCCAGATCAGGTTTGCAGACGGCAGCCGTGTGGTTGCGCGCTTCAACACAAGCCACACGATCAGTGACGTGCGGGCGTTCATCGACACGACAAGGCCAGGAGAAACAAGCGACTACACGTTACAGGTCGGATTCCCCCCGAAGCCGCTCGACGACGTGACCAAGACCATCGAGGAAGCCGGCGTGGCCAACTGGGTCATCATCCAGAGAGTCTGA